Genomic window (Streptococcus porcinus):
TGTTGTTTTTCAAGCTAGCTTTTGCTGCTGGTGAATCAATTGCGGGGATACTGCTTTATTTTTTTAAAAATGAAACAATACATATGTTTATTGCTTTTTTAACTTCAGGAGAAATAGCTAAGAATCCAAACGCTTTTATTGCAAGTCATCTTGTACAACTGGGACAATTAATAACAGTTTCTGGTCAAAGGTTAGCAGCTATTTATCTCTTATTACATGGTGTATTGAAGCTTTTGACCTTATTTCTCTTGCTTCGGAGAAAGCTTTGGGCTTATCCTTTATCTATTTTAGTTTTCGTTGGTTTTATTATTTATCAATTAAGAGAATTTATGGTAACTCATCACTATAGTATGATTGCATTAACTCTTTTTGACCTTATTTTGATTTTATTAACTTACTTAGAATATAAAAATTTAAAAGGTGATTAAACGTTTTGCGAGACATCTCTTAATATGTTTTGTTAGTTAAGACAAAGAGAGGAATAAAAATGGAGTATGTTATTAATAAGTTATTGCCATCACATGAAGCACTACAGGAACTTTACTTAAGTGTTGGTTGGGATATTTATGTTGCAAGAAATAAGAATATGCAACTACTTTTAAAAAATGCTTATACATATGTCGCAGCCTGGCATGGCGAAAAATTGGTCGGTTTATGTCGAGTGATTAGTGATGGCTTGACTATTGCGTATATTCAAGATATTTTAATAAGCCCTGAATTTCAGAACAAAGGGTTAGGCTCTCATCTCATGGAGGATATATATCAACAACTAGAAGGTATACGACAAATTGTATTAATAACAGATGCAACTTCCAAAACGATCGCGTTTTACAAAGCAAATCAATTGAAAATGCTTGATGAATACGACTGTGTGGGCTTTATGAGATTAAATGATAATATTTAAATAGTGTAGAATTAACTGTTTAGAAAGTGAAATTAATAATGTACTATAAAACACAAACGGGGAATGAGCTTTATTACGAAATTCATGGGCATGGCTATCCCATTATTTTCTTTCATGGCAATGGTCAATCTTTGGCTTACTTTGAGCCACAGCTGCATTTAGCAAGTTGCTATCAGTTGATTATGATTGATACTCATGGGCATGGCAAGTCGGGAGCGCTCACCCAGAAAATGAGTTTTGCTCAAATAGCAGAGGAAATTCATGACTTATTGAATTTTCTGAAGTTGGAGAGCTATATTTTAGTAGGTCACAGTGATGGAGCTAACTTAGCTATTGCATATGAAAATCTCTTTCCCGATCGAGTAACGGGCCTGCTTCTAAATGCAGGTAATATTAGATTTACAGGCTTACATTGTCATTATATTTTTAGCATTAGTTTCAGAGTTCTGAAACTAGCTCTAGAGAGCATCGTTGACCCTGAAAAAAAGAATGCTTACTTTGTTGCTCGACTCATGATGGCAAATCAGATCATTCAGACGAGCCTTATGTCTAACACAATCCCTGTTTTTGTTCTTGTTGGTCAAAATGATATGATTCGCTCAAGTCATTCGATGACCATCGCTGAGAGCTATGATAATAGTAGGATGATTACCATACCAAAGTTAGGTCATAATATTAATAGAAAACCTACTATTCTTGATACGATATTGACAGAGTTGGTGAGAGAAGCAGTGCCGGAGCTAGGAACTTCAAGATAAACAAAAAGAACTTTTTTTAAAGTTCTCAGATTGAAGAAAAAGTCCATTTTGGACAAGTTTCTTCAATCTTTTTTCATTATCATGAAAAACAAAAACTCTCATAAATATTGGAATATCAACATTTCTAAGAGTTTAATATTTTGTCATTTTACGCAAGTCTATTCAAATTTTTTATTTTTAGGAGTTTGTCTATGTTCTCAGAATTTTTTTAAAAGTTCTTTTTATTTATCTTTGGGTTGAACTTATGAATAGTCTAGGTTTTCAAGTTAAAAACGATTAATATTATTAAATTAAAAAGATAATATATTTTATTAAGAAACAGTTTACATTTAGATGTCTGTATGGTAACATAAAAATATAATTTGTAACAAAAAAGAAATATTAGTAACAAAAAAGTAATTTAATGATGGAGAATTTATGGCAAATCGTTATGTGATTAAAATAGGTATCAGTGCGGAAGAACATGACACCTTCGTCAAAGCAAGCAAACAAATCAACTTATTACAAAGTAGTTATTGGGCTGAGGTTAAACATCATTGGCAGCATGAACGAATCGGAGTTTATCATGATAGTCAGTTAATAGCTTCCATGTCATTATTGATTAAGTCCTTACCATTAGGATTATCCATGATTTATATCCCCCGTGGACCTGTCATGGACTACAATAACCGGGACCTAGTCGTTTTTGTTGTTAACATGCTTAAGGATTATGCGAAACAAAAAAACGCCCTCGTGATTAAGTGTGATCCAGCGCTTATTTTTAAACAATATAAATTGAGTGACTCTATCCGGGCTGTTCGTAAATCTGGCCAGGATGCTATAGATGCTATGATTGATGCTGGAGCCAAATGGTCCGGTTTAACAGTGCAAATGTCTGAAACAATTCAGCCACGTTTTCAAGCAAATTGTTACCTTGACAAAGATTTAGTAGAAACGTTTCCTAAGCACACCAAACGTTTGATGACAGATGCTAGGAAAAGAGGAGTTGAAGTATATCGAGCCGCTCCCAGTGATTTAACAGCTTTTGCACAAGTGGTCTCCTTAACAGAAGATAGAAAACATATTAGTTTACGAGATTTAGATTATTTTAAACAATTAATGACGATCTACGGTGATGACGCTTATCTGCACTTGGCTAAGATTAATATTCCTACTCAGCTAAACTATCTGCAAACAGAATTATTAGAAGTGGAGCATAACTTACGTTTTGTAGAAAGTCATCAAAGAAAGAAGCTTCGCAAATTGAACAATCAGAAAGAGGCTCTGCTAAAAAATATTTCCGAATGTGAAAGGTTTTCTGAAAAGTACCCTCAAGAAGTGGTGATTGCGGGGATTCTCTCAATTGCTTATGGCCAGTCAATGGAGATGTTATATGCAGGTATGAATGATGATTTTAAAAAATATTATCCTCAATATTTACTTTATCCTAAAGTTTTTGAAGACGCCTACCATCATGGTATTAGCTGGGCTAATATGGGAGGAATTGAAGGAGATCTGAGCGATGGCTTAACGAAGTTCAAAGCAAATTTCGATCCATGTATCGAGGAATATATTGGAGAGTTTAATATTCCCGTCAGTCCTCTCTATCATCCTTTCAATTTATTTTACAAATGCCACAAACGTTTTCGTTTTTTTAGACATCATTTCCCCCGTAAATAAGTCTAATCCTATAAATTATTAAATCAGGTTAATTTTTTTATTAGTGTGATTACAACTTTATAATACCAAGCCTATGGTGATTATGCTAAAATAAGCCTATTATTTCAAATAGGGGGCAGTGATAGTGAAAAAACCGATTGTCGGAATAACTGGGAATGTCAGTAAAGAAAAAAGCAAGGATACTTGGGAGAATGGAATCACTCGAACTTATAGTTCAACTGTTTTTTTAGATATCGTCCTGAAAACGGGTGGTTTGCCTATCATTTTACCGATCGGTTCAGAGCAGACGGTCAAAGATTATGTGACAATGGTTGATAAATTGATTCTAACTGGAGGTCAACATGTCTCCCCTCACTTTTATGGTGAAAAGCGAAGCATTAAAAGTGATGATTACAATGAAGATAGAGATGTTTTTGAGAGTCAATTAATTATGGAGGCACTCAAACAAAATAAGCCCATACTAGCGATTTGTCGTGGTGCCCAACTAGTCAATGTCGTCTTAGGTGGAACTTTAAATCAGTCTATATCTAACCATTGGCAAGAGCAAGCGCCAAATCAGGCTCACCAATCTATCCATGTTTCTGAAGGTAGTATTTTGTTTCCTATCTATGGAAATAGTAGTCAGGTTAATTCACTACATATACAGTCTATAAAGACATTAGCCCCTGAATTGAAAGCAATCGCTTGGGATAATAAAGATCAGACTATTGAGGCTGTATATAGTTGTAAACATCGTCTATTAGGTTTACAATGGCATCCAGAATTACTCTTATCAACAAAACCGGAGAATCAGGCAATTTTTGATTTTTTTGTCAATCAATTGTAAGTTGAATAGAAGGTTTGTAACTTTTTAACGATAATAGAAATTTAATCCGATAATTATCATCTACGACCTCTGTACGTACCAAGTCAAATGGAGAAAGTTTCAAAAGGAGCCTTGGTGTAATAAAAAAGCAACTAGCTATCAATCAGCTAGTTGCTTTTTATTCGAAGGTGTAGTTAATCCGCCAATATAGATGCTATCCATGGTTTAGTTTTTTACGAAAAGGGATTATAAAATCGTCCACGATTACTAAAAAATAAAAGGATGGTAATTAAGACGATAAATAGCGCAAGTCCAATAGCTAAATAATCTGCTTTAGTAAAAGGCTTGGCACTGTACCAAGTTCGTTTCTTTTCTTTACCGAAACGCCGCAGTTCCATAGCTGTAGAGACGGTGTCAATTCGTTCTAAAGAACTGAAAATAAGTGGAATAATGATTTGCAGGTTACCTTTAATCCGGTCAATTAATTTAGCTTTTTGGGATAATTCAAGACCACGAGCTTCCTGTGATGTTCGAATGGTGTGAAATTCTTCTTGCACATCTGGGATATAGCGTAAAGTCAAGCTAAGAGCGTAGGCAACTTTGTATGGTAAGCCAATTTGATTTAAACTAGAGGCGAATTGGCTAGGGTGAGTGGTAGTTAGAAATAATATAGCTAGCGGAACTGTCGAGAAATATTTTAAACCGAGATTGAGCAAATAAAATAGTTCTTGGCTGGTCAGATTATAACTTCCCCAGCCTTTTATCAAGACTGTTTGTGACTGATAAATCTCTTGTCCGTAGGTCGGTGCAAAAAGGTAAACCATAAGGATATTCATGATAGCAAAGAAAGTCACGAATGAAATGACAAATGATATGTTTTTCCAAGGGATTTTAGCCGTTCTTAATAAGTAAAGAGATAGTAGCCCAATAAAAAGAATGAGACGGGTATCGTAAGTTGTCATACAGGCAACAGAGACTAATATAAAAAAGATCAGTTTGCTGGCGCCAGATAACTGATGAATAAATGTTCCAGTGTTATGGTAACCGATCAATCTCTGAGGCATGTCGTCCCCTTTCTTTTGCAATATAGTATCTTGTCATATCAATTGGATTGCAAGCTGTTTTTTCTGCTAAGTGGAATAAACTAGTCTTTTTTAAATAGGCTTTATTAAGAATATCTTCATCTGAAAGTATGTTCTCAGGCTTATCATCTGCGATGATGTGACCATGACTAAGGACAATAGCCCGATCGGCATATTCCATCATCAATTGCATATCATGCGTAATCATAACAATGGTATGCCCTTTTTGGTGAAGTTGGTTCAGAAAATTCATTATTTCAGTGTAGTTTTTCTTATCTTGTCCGGCTGTTGGTTCGTCTAAAATAATAATTTCTGCTCCTAGAACAAGAATAGAAGCAATCGTTACCCTTTTTTTCTGTCCAAAAGAAAGGGCAGAGATAGGCCAATTGCGATAGGGATATAAGCCACAGGTTTGCAATGTTTCATTGACTTTGTGTGTTATTTCGTCTTCTGTAAAGCCACGTAAGCGTAACCCTTCAGCTACTTCGTCAAATATGGCAGATTTGCTAATCATCTGATTGGGGTTTTGTAGGACATAGCCTATTCTATCCGCACGTTCCTTAATGGAATCCCTAGAGATATCTTTTCCACCGTAGGTCATAGTGAAGTCACCTTCAAGGAATTGACACATGATTTTTGCTAAAGTTGATTTTCCGGCACCATTTTGTCCAACAATAGCCACTCTTTCTGCTTTGTTTAGAGTTAAGTTTATGTTATCAAGTATAGGGGTGTTTTTATCATAGCTAAAGGTTAAGTTTTGGATACTTAGGAGAGGTTCTTTTGGGATGTCGACTTCTTGTCGTTTTGGACCGCTTAGTGTTGTGATAGGAGGTAAGTCTAAATTATCAAGTTGGTCAAGCTGGCCTAGGGTTCTAATATCAAAGCCGAAATCGCGTAAACAAGTTAGGTATAGTGGTTCTCTGATGCCATTTTGCTCGAGGATATTGCTAGCGAGCAACTGATCTGAGCTTCCATCAAAGAGAATAATACCATCATTAATTAGGATAATTTTATCAACGTGGCGATAAAGAACATCTTCCAAACGATGCTCAATGATGATGGTGGTTGCTTGGGTACTCTTATGGATACGATCAATTAAATCAATGGTATCCAGTCCGGACCTTGGGTCTAAATTAGCTAATGGCTCATCAAATAAGAGGATGGGGCTTTCATCGATCAGAACGCCTGCCAAACTAACCCTCTGCTTTTGTCCTCCAGAAAGGTCTTGAGGCCGTTTAGCTAGATGATTGCTTATATCAAGTGTTTTGCTCCAATAATTGATGTGGTTATTCATCTCTGACTGTGGGATACAATCATTTTCTAAAGCAAAGGCGATATCTTCAGCTACCGAAAGTCCAATAAATTGGCCATCGGGATCTTGGAGAACGGTTGATACTAATTTTGATTTTTCATAAATAGATAAATCAAAAGCTTCTTTATCGTTGATAAGCAAGGAGCCACTGTGCTCACCTTTAAAATGGTTGGGGATAATCCCATTTAAACAGTTACCAATTGTTGACTTACCGCTGCCAGAGGGCCCGATAATTAGCACTTTTTGCCCCTTCTCTATAGCTAGATTAAGATTTGAAAGTGTCGGTAGGGATTGAGCGTCATATTTAAAACTGAAATTTTTGAATTGGATAGCATTAGTCATTAGTTTTTGAATTTTAATCCTTTGTCAGGCTACCTGATTTGGTACGAGTATTGGTGTAAGCAACTAAGAGTAAGGTTCCACCAATACCGATTGTAACAATATTTGCTAGGCCTGCAAAA
Coding sequences:
- a CDS encoding GNAT family N-acetyltransferase, which translates into the protein MEYVINKLLPSHEALQELYLSVGWDIYVARNKNMQLLLKNAYTYVAAWHGEKLVGLCRVISDGLTIAYIQDILISPEFQNKGLGSHLMEDIYQQLEGIRQIVLITDATSKTIAFYKANQLKMLDEYDCVGFMRLNDNI
- a CDS encoding gamma-glutamyl-gamma-aminobutyrate hydrolase family protein; translated protein: MKKPIVGITGNVSKEKSKDTWENGITRTYSSTVFLDIVLKTGGLPIILPIGSEQTVKDYVTMVDKLILTGGQHVSPHFYGEKRSIKSDDYNEDRDVFESQLIMEALKQNKPILAICRGAQLVNVVLGGTLNQSISNHWQEQAPNQAHQSIHVSEGSILFPIYGNSSQVNSLHIQSIKTLAPELKAIAWDNKDQTIEAVYSCKHRLLGLQWHPELLLSTKPENQAIFDFFVNQL
- a CDS encoding energy-coupling factor transporter transmembrane component T family protein produces the protein MPQRLIGYHNTGTFIHQLSGASKLIFFILVSVACMTTYDTRLILFIGLLSLYLLRTAKIPWKNISFVISFVTFFAIMNILMVYLFAPTYGQEIYQSQTVLIKGWGSYNLTSQELFYLLNLGLKYFSTVPLAILFLTTTHPSQFASSLNQIGLPYKVAYALSLTLRYIPDVQEEFHTIRTSQEARGLELSQKAKLIDRIKGNLQIIIPLIFSSLERIDTVSTAMELRRFGKEKKRTWYSAKPFTKADYLAIGLALFIVLITILLFFSNRGRFYNPFS
- a CDS encoding ABC transporter ATP-binding protein, which produces MTNAIQFKNFSFKYDAQSLPTLSNLNLAIEKGQKVLIIGPSGSGKSTIGNCLNGIIPNHFKGEHSGSLLINDKEAFDLSIYEKSKLVSTVLQDPDGQFIGLSVAEDIAFALENDCIPQSEMNNHINYWSKTLDISNHLAKRPQDLSGGQKQRVSLAGVLIDESPILLFDEPLANLDPRSGLDTIDLIDRIHKSTQATTIIIEHRLEDVLYRHVDKIILINDGIILFDGSSDQLLASNILEQNGIREPLYLTCLRDFGFDIRTLGQLDQLDNLDLPPITTLSGPKRQEVDIPKEPLLSIQNLTFSYDKNTPILDNINLTLNKAERVAIVGQNGAGKSTLAKIMCQFLEGDFTMTYGGKDISRDSIKERADRIGYVLQNPNQMISKSAIFDEVAEGLRLRGFTEDEITHKVNETLQTCGLYPYRNWPISALSFGQKKRVTIASILVLGAEIIILDEPTAGQDKKNYTEIMNFLNQLHQKGHTIVMITHDMQLMMEYADRAIVLSHGHIIADDKPENILSDEDILNKAYLKKTSLFHLAEKTACNPIDMTRYYIAKERGRHASEIDRLP
- a CDS encoding DUF2127 domain-containing protein — its product is MRTRNNVELVDKSFKIMLFFKLAFAAGESIAGILLYFFKNETIHMFIAFLTSGEIAKNPNAFIASHLVQLGQLITVSGQRLAAIYLLLHGVLKLLTLFLLLRRKLWAYPLSILVFVGFIIYQLREFMVTHHYSMIALTLFDLILILLTYLEYKNLKGD
- a CDS encoding aminoacyltransferase — protein: MANRYVIKIGISAEEHDTFVKASKQINLLQSSYWAEVKHHWQHERIGVYHDSQLIASMSLLIKSLPLGLSMIYIPRGPVMDYNNRDLVVFVVNMLKDYAKQKNALVIKCDPALIFKQYKLSDSIRAVRKSGQDAIDAMIDAGAKWSGLTVQMSETIQPRFQANCYLDKDLVETFPKHTKRLMTDARKRGVEVYRAAPSDLTAFAQVVSLTEDRKHISLRDLDYFKQLMTIYGDDAYLHLAKINIPTQLNYLQTELLEVEHNLRFVESHQRKKLRKLNNQKEALLKNISECERFSEKYPQEVVIAGILSIAYGQSMEMLYAGMNDDFKKYYPQYLLYPKVFEDAYHHGISWANMGGIEGDLSDGLTKFKANFDPCIEEYIGEFNIPVSPLYHPFNLFYKCHKRFRFFRHHFPRK
- a CDS encoding alpha/beta fold hydrolase — protein: MYYKTQTGNELYYEIHGHGYPIIFFHGNGQSLAYFEPQLHLASCYQLIMIDTHGHGKSGALTQKMSFAQIAEEIHDLLNFLKLESYILVGHSDGANLAIAYENLFPDRVTGLLLNAGNIRFTGLHCHYIFSISFRVLKLALESIVDPEKKNAYFVARLMMANQIIQTSLMSNTIPVFVLVGQNDMIRSSHSMTIAESYDNSRMITIPKLGHNINRKPTILDTILTELVREAVPELGTSR